Proteins encoded within one genomic window of Triticum aestivum cultivar Chinese Spring chromosome 2D, IWGSC CS RefSeq v2.1, whole genome shotgun sequence:
- the LOC123052730 gene encoding uncharacterized protein isoform X1: MEIDGAAAAVGPWISFLWMQNPYRWRLGRGGSSQELYLRRRRPLGFISSPGFHLPRLTASAADAPAPAVGRRRRIMLLLLMRMLLSSTSHRVANPPCTLPSSMLKLWVRLPLRPCHGPTDGVHAVPAAHVVDALDDYGADAGARLCSGSCRPPRNLDVNIEFTFTDEIQNKMPLQGWTDVVFYLN, from the exons ATGGAGATTGACGGAGCAGCAGCCGCAGTGGGACCATGGATTAGCTTCTTGTGGATGCAGAATCCGTACCGCTGGAGGCTTGGTCGTGGAGGCTCCTCCCAGGAActctacctccggcggcggcgcccaCTGGGATTTATCAGCTCACCCGGCTTCCACCTTCCTCGCCTTACAGCCAGCGCTGCCGATGCCCCTGCCCCAGCCGTGGGACGCAGACGGAGGATCatgctcctgctgctgatgcggatgCTGCTCTCGTCGACCTCGCACAGGGTGGCAAATCCGCCGTGCACGCTGCCCAGCTCGATGCTGAAGCTATGGGTTCGGCTCCCCCTTCGACCTTGCCACGGACCGACGGACGGCGTCCACGCTGTGCCCGCCGCTCATGTTGTGGACGCCCTTGATGATTATGGCGCCGACGCGGGCGCCCGACTATGCTCAGGTTCTTGCCGACCGCCTCGCAACTTGGATGTGAACATCGAGTTCACTTTCACCGATGAAATCCAAAACAAAATGCCCTTGCAAG GTTGGACTGACGTGGTTTTCTACTTAAACTGA
- the LOC123052730 gene encoding uncharacterized protein isoform X2: MEIDGAAAAVGPWISFLWMQNPYRWRLGRGGSSQELYLRRRRPLGFISSPGFHLPRLTASAADAPAPAVGRRRRIMLLLLMRMLLSSTSHRVANPPCTLPSSMLKLWVRLPLRPCHGPTDGVHAVPAAHVVDALDDYGADAGARLCSGSCRPPRNLDVNIEFTFTDEIQNKMPLQGDAT, encoded by the exons ATGGAGATTGACGGAGCAGCAGCCGCAGTGGGACCATGGATTAGCTTCTTGTGGATGCAGAATCCGTACCGCTGGAGGCTTGGTCGTGGAGGCTCCTCCCAGGAActctacctccggcggcggcgcccaCTGGGATTTATCAGCTCACCCGGCTTCCACCTTCCTCGCCTTACAGCCAGCGCTGCCGATGCCCCTGCCCCAGCCGTGGGACGCAGACGGAGGATCatgctcctgctgctgatgcggatgCTGCTCTCGTCGACCTCGCACAGGGTGGCAAATCCGCCGTGCACGCTGCCCAGCTCGATGCTGAAGCTATGGGTTCGGCTCCCCCTTCGACCTTGCCACGGACCGACGGACGGCGTCCACGCTGTGCCCGCCGCTCATGTTGTGGACGCCCTTGATGATTATGGCGCCGACGCGGGCGCCCGACTATGCTCAGGTTCTTGCCGACCGCCTCGCAACTTGGATGTGAACATCGAGTTCACTTTCACCGATGAAATCCAAAACAAAATGCCCTTGCAAG GGGATGCAACGTGA